A single window of Rubripirellula lacrimiformis DNA harbors:
- a CDS encoding metallophosphoesterase family protein, translating into MASVKLLWTTDPHFDHATASAWQTWIDQIATAEVDGLIVTGDVTEADDLVARLRQIADRTGRQVYVVLGNHDFYGGSIAHTRRMMVNLAREDDRITYLTDCDPIPIDPDVFLVGEDGWGDATIGDFDASPIRLHDFSRITDFADMPAIHWRKQLTQLGRESADRLSVKLDGLPRTCRAVLVATHVPPFREACWYEGQTTNDDWAPFFVCGQVGDALQRFANQRPAVQVTVICGHTHHGGLAKMSDNLVVRTGSSVYGSPGVEAQIQFDGSAAIPDRIRLQPE; encoded by the coding sequence ATGGCATCGGTGAAGCTGCTTTGGACAACCGATCCTCACTTTGACCACGCCACCGCTTCGGCATGGCAAACCTGGATCGATCAGATCGCGACCGCTGAAGTCGATGGTTTGATCGTCACCGGTGACGTGACCGAAGCCGACGACCTGGTTGCACGGCTTCGACAGATCGCCGATCGAACCGGGCGGCAGGTCTACGTGGTGCTGGGCAACCACGATTTCTATGGTGGGTCGATCGCCCACACCCGTCGCATGATGGTCAATCTGGCCCGCGAAGACGACCGAATCACCTACCTGACCGACTGTGATCCGATCCCGATCGATCCCGATGTATTCTTGGTCGGCGAAGACGGATGGGGCGATGCCACCATCGGCGACTTCGACGCATCCCCGATTCGACTGCATGATTTTTCGCGAATCACGGACTTCGCCGACATGCCGGCGATTCATTGGCGCAAGCAACTGACGCAACTTGGCCGCGAATCAGCGGATCGCTTGTCGGTCAAGCTAGACGGGCTGCCGAGGACATGTCGCGCCGTCCTGGTCGCGACGCATGTGCCACCCTTTCGCGAAGCCTGTTGGTACGAAGGTCAAACGACCAACGACGACTGGGCACCGTTCTTTGTTTGTGGGCAAGTGGGCGACGCGCTGCAGCGTTTTGCCAACCAACGACCTGCGGTTCAAGTCACCGTCATCTGTGGGCACACCCATCACGGTGGGCTGGCCAAGATGTCCGACAACTTGGTCGTCCGAACCGGATCATCGGTCTATGGATCACCGGGTGTCGAAGCACAGATCCAGTTCGACGGATCCGCCGCGATCCCGGATCGGATTCGTTTGCAGCCGGAGTGA
- the metK gene encoding methionine adenosyltransferase: MTTARYLFTSESVSMGHPDKLADRISDGILDALLAEDPNSRVACETMVTTGIAIVAGEISTKAKINYSDVVRSVINEVGYTDDQMGICGDTCSVMISLDTQSPDIAQGVNSDDSSGKDIGAGDQGLMFGYACKDTPELMPLPIALSHRIINRITEARFNKEVDWLRPDNKAQVTVEYEGNTPVRIDTVVVSAQHSPDVTNEEIQKFIKEKIVLPELPADLVKGDIKYHINPTGKFVVGGPHGDCGLTGRKIIVDTYGGWGRHGGGAFSGKDSTKVDRSAAYMARYVAKNIVASGLAERCEVQLAYAIGVTEPVSVHVDTEGTGKIDDAQLCELVRKHFPLTPAGIIDHLQLRRPVFKETSAGGHFGREGDGFTWEKTDKAEALAAAAGATASA; the protein is encoded by the coding sequence GTGACAACCGCTCGTTATCTGTTTACCAGTGAATCGGTCAGCATGGGACACCCTGATAAGCTAGCCGACCGAATCTCTGATGGGATTCTGGACGCACTGCTGGCCGAGGATCCCAACAGCCGTGTGGCATGCGAAACCATGGTCACCACCGGGATCGCGATCGTTGCGGGCGAAATCTCTACCAAGGCCAAGATCAACTACAGCGATGTCGTTCGCAGCGTCATCAACGAAGTCGGCTATACCGACGACCAGATGGGCATCTGTGGTGACACCTGTTCGGTGATGATTTCGTTGGACACGCAAAGTCCCGACATCGCCCAAGGCGTCAATTCGGACGATTCGTCCGGCAAAGACATCGGTGCCGGCGACCAAGGACTGATGTTCGGGTACGCCTGCAAAGACACTCCGGAACTGATGCCTCTGCCGATCGCGCTGTCGCACCGCATCATCAATCGAATCACCGAAGCTCGATTCAACAAAGAAGTCGATTGGCTGCGTCCGGATAACAAGGCTCAAGTCACCGTCGAATACGAAGGCAACACGCCCGTCCGTATCGACACCGTCGTCGTCAGCGCTCAACACAGCCCAGACGTGACGAACGAAGAAATCCAGAAGTTCATCAAAGAGAAAATCGTCCTTCCGGAATTGCCAGCCGATTTGGTCAAAGGCGACATCAAGTACCACATCAACCCGACCGGCAAGTTCGTCGTCGGTGGCCCACACGGCGACTGTGGCCTGACCGGACGAAAGATCATCGTCGACACGTACGGCGGTTGGGGTCGTCACGGTGGTGGCGCATTCAGCGGCAAGGACAGCACCAAGGTGGACCGTTCGGCCGCCTACATGGCCCGCTACGTCGCCAAGAACATCGTTGCATCGGGATTGGCCGAGCGATGTGAAGTCCAACTGGCTTATGCGATCGGCGTTACCGAACCGGTCAGCGTTCACGTTGATACCGAAGGAACCGGCAAGATCGACGACGCTCAACTTTGCGAACTGGTCCGCAAACACTTCCCGCTGACGCCCGCCGGGATCATCGATCACCTGCAACTGCGTCGCCCGGTGTTCAAAGAAACCAGCGCGGGTGGCCACTTCGGCCGCGAAGGCGACGGTTTCACCTGGGAAAAGACCGACAAGGCCGAGGCCTTGGCCGCAGCCGCTGGTGCCACCGCATCGGCGTAG